The region GAATGCTAAATCTCCACATACAACCACAAGAGGTCCAAGAAAGATAGAAAGTCCAATAGCTAATGAAAGATTACCATCTATACCTGATGCTCCTCTAAAACTATAAAGTCTTCTTTTAAATGGTGAGAAACCAGAATAAGCTAAAAAATCCCTTACAGGACTACTTGCAGAAAGCATTATAGGTATATCTTCAGGTATTAAATCCAAAAGTTTTCTTGCTATAGAAGGTTCTGTTATTTTTGAGTCTTCCTTCAAATACTTATCCACCAAATCACCGACTAGTTGATTCTTATTTAGAAGATCTTCTAAAATATTTGTATCATCATTCACAAGATTATTGTTTAAATTAGGATAATTACTCTTGAAAATTTTAAGCCAAGATTGTAAGCCACCTGAATACTGCTTGGCAAGATGAAGCGGATCAAGGTATCGTTCTTCTCCTTCAGTTATCAGAACTTGTTTTTTATTTGTGTTTCGCAGAAATGATTCAAGAGCTCTACTGCAAGATAGTGGTCCTAATCTAAGAACTTGTAATTTATCATTTGACTCAAAGATTTGTGCTGAAATCAATAGTTCCCAAAAACTAATAAGGCCAGATTGTTTAATAGTTATTGCTGAAAGACAATCTGCAAATAAGGGCCATCCAGTAAAAGATTGAAATTCTTTCACTGCCTTCCTAAAACCTAACAATTGAGAAGGTTTGCCTCTCCATGGTCCTGCCAAAATAATTCCAGGTTGAGAAGGATCTAGTTCAGGTACCTCTTTAGTTTTTATTCTTGTATTTGTAGAAACTGTACTAATGGGTAGCTGAATTTCTTCAAAATTCAAAGGTTTCCATCCATTGCAAACTTCTTTTTGTTCCAAAAAAGAGGCGTGTAAAGGTTCCTCTATAGGAATATTTAAATGAACAGGTCCAGGATAAGCATGAGCCTTTTCCCAAGTTTTTTTTACAAGTGTAAAAAAAGAACGACCAGAAATCTCGTGAAGGCCAATAGAGGGACAATTGAAAACCTCACGACAAACTGGTACAAGGAAGTCTTCTTGATTTACTGTTTGATTTGAACCACATCCTTTTAATCTCAAAGGTCGGTCAGCAGTAATAAAAATGATTGGCAAACATGAACGATCTGCCTCTACGGCTGCAGGCAAAAGATTGCTTACTGCAGTTCCTGAAGTCGTTATGACTATAGTTGCTTTCCCTGAAGCAGCAGAAATCCCTATTGCCATAAAGGCAGCAGATCTTTCATCAATTGCTGTATAAGCATTAATCCCAGACTCTTCTATTAGAGCTCCTACAGCCAAAGCCAGAGGTGCTGAACGACTTCCTGGACATAAAACAATATGTTCTAATCCATAGCGCTGAAAAGCTCTCAATAATTTGAGACAAAGAAAATAATTAATTCGTGATAATGACAGTTCTCAAAAAGTAACTAACCTAATCTTCTCAAAAAGGAGAATTTTTTGGGGCTCTTAGCAAATTTCTAAATGGTATTACCAAGAAAAGACAAATCCACCACAAAGGGTTCTAGCTGGAAAAATCTTTTGATCTGGATTCTTCTTGCTTTATTAATTAGATGGCAAGTAATAGAACCCAGATGGATCCCTTCAGGTTCTATGTTGCCAACTCTGCAAATTCAAGAGAGATTATTAGTTGAAAAGATTTCTCCTAAATTTAATAGCGTATTAGGAACTCCTTATCATAGAAACTCTATAGTTGTATTTCTACCCCCGAAAGCTCTTACTGATGCTGGCTATGAAGGTAATCAAGCACTTATAAAAAGAATAGTGGGCATACCAGGAGACAAAATTGAAATTAAAAATGGTCGACTTTATAGAAATGATTTACTTATCAATGAACCTTGGGTAATTGAAAAAATTAAATATGAAATGAAAGATGTAATAGTCCCAATGCACTCACTTTGGGTCTTAGGTGATAATCGAAACAACAGTCTTGATTCACATCTCTGGGGAGCCTTACCAGAAGATAAGCTAGTAGGAAAGGCAGTTTTCAGATATTGGCCCCTAAAAAAACTAGGTCCTATTCGGTTCCCCGCCTCCAAAGAATTATCTTCTTAGACCGTATTGCGATAAAGTCTTTATATAAACGCATCGGTTGCATGTTTAACCCAGAGTTTATTGCTACTGATAACAACGATGGAAGTGAAGGAAATGCTCTTATCCAATATCTACAGGAACAATCTCCAGATGTTCTTCAACGAGTAGCAAAATCAGCCAGCCCAGAGATTCAAGACATTATTCGGCATAATGTTCAAGGTCTTCTAGGCATGCTTCCAGGTGATCAATTTGAAGTAAAAATCACTTCATCAAGAGACCATTTTGCAAATCTTCTAGCATCAGCAATGATGACTGGCTATTTCCTCAG is a window of Prochlorococcus marinus subsp. marinus str. CCMP1375 DNA encoding:
- the menD gene encoding 2-succinyl-5-enolpyruvyl-6-hydroxy-3-cyclohexene-1-carboxylic-acid synthase; translation: MRAFQRYGLEHIVLCPGSRSAPLALAVGALIEESGINAYTAIDERSAAFMAIGISAASGKATIVITTSGTAVSNLLPAAVEADRSCLPIIFITADRPLRLKGCGSNQTVNQEDFLVPVCREVFNCPSIGLHEISGRSFFTLVKKTWEKAHAYPGPVHLNIPIEEPLHASFLEQKEVCNGWKPLNFEEIQLPISTVSTNTRIKTKEVPELDPSQPGIILAGPWRGKPSQLLGFRKAVKEFQSFTGWPLFADCLSAITIKQSGLISFWELLISAQIFESNDKLQVLRLGPLSCSRALESFLRNTNKKQVLITEGEERYLDPLHLAKQYSGGLQSWLKIFKSNYPNLNNNLVNDDTNILEDLLNKNQLVGDLVDKYLKEDSKITEPSIARKLLDLIPEDIPIMLSASSPVRDFLAYSGFSPFKRRLYSFRGASGIDGNLSLAIGLSIFLGPLVVVCGDLAFLHDSNALLLNQPKKYPLIILLIDNNGGGIFKQLSLAPIFKGSVDKLFSMPQSINIGDLAKAHNIPFRTISSFDELNSALEWSLKLSGPVIIRACTNSEEDTLLRKNITDGLKKYIN
- the lepB gene encoding signal peptidase I; this translates as MVLPRKDKSTTKGSSWKNLLIWILLALLIRWQVIEPRWIPSGSMLPTLQIQERLLVEKISPKFNSVLGTPYHRNSIVVFLPPKALTDAGYEGNQALIKRIVGIPGDKIEIKNGRLYRNDLLINEPWVIEKIKYEMKDVIVPMHSLWVLGDNRNNSLDSHLWGALPEDKLVGKAVFRYWPLKKLGPIRFPASKELSS
- a CDS encoding DUF760 domain-containing protein, translated to MFNPEFIATDNNDGSEGNALIQYLQEQSPDVLQRVAKSASPEIQDIIRHNVQGLLGMLPGDQFEVKITSSRDHFANLLASAMMTGYFLRQMEQRKELEESLITDEEMSIKPDELNL